The following are encoded together in the Corticium candelabrum chromosome 1, ooCorCand1.1, whole genome shotgun sequence genome:
- the LOC134182970 gene encoding uncharacterized protein LOC134182970 isoform X2, producing the protein MSTNDTACRTKTQFACDECYDLIGNSSLTCLPNGEWDNLIPTCQYKNCSILSAPDNGLLSSSYRGCNQSVHVSCKECYSLQGNETLTCLTSANWSQPVGLCNRIHCPLLNSPTNGDISSHETTCNTTTHFTCSECFNLSGPSFLTCHSSGVWNFEPPECLAVHCPLLDEPVFGSMSSIQTVCGTVTQVMCGPCYSLVGNSSLACLSNGEWNDTIPICQYKQCPILEVPENGFLSTTDRGCSMSVAVGCDECYDLYGSDTLTCQETGDWNQSVGSCQVVHCSVLNPPTNGHMSSNETQCNTTTLFSCNECYNLSGVSSLTCLPSGHWDFEVPSCNLISCSILEAPDHGSVHVSDRNCYAVAQFACDQGYDLIGNRRLTCLPNGDWDSIVPTCYERVYFYLTSIFSTVATSSFFTPLSQMPSTVAFMSPTETLPMPTPCHLITCPPLQYPANGSISTGNNTCNATVKFTCDNCYVLVGRINLTCQINRQWDGNPPLCTAVYCSPLMTPYHGKKSSNSTNCQTVVEFSCDDGFVLSGRSHLICQSNGKWDNLNPVCEDMNECLSFPCQNNGSCLNTFGSFRCICTAYFMGTYCHMSTDNMYSFGTSQNDFSLPALDDYSHGPIAIGVGCFPFGRQSHQSVYISTNAVISFDRPFLSPYPRVFPGFTYTSIVAPFWSDVDIRRDGMIFYNVYEASFSTYIERATKDVRDFTGDNFFTAQWVLVATWYQVPNYPDGSGTYSDSLSDRRNTYQVVLATDGKQTFSLFNYPSDGLQWSGRGTAAVVGYTSYDASVFYSQYLSGFDEVINLVSHRSDSGQVGQLLYQVSEDTNICASNSVCLNWYFDDIDREGVSPIWYFSLPPCPCSLVQAASDWTYQWYRSTSTSVCYVSSFPSLFYDSQVQCCYSLPEFGFFDGFLLNNLPQGGTANRYHASRFPLFHSNFDIQPYEDCCIKTDLCNLYYLRRPSQSCFGYFPPFWAWTWGDPHISTLDGKQYTFNGVGEYILMKTVNETFVLEGRTRLVENSSATVFSAFAAAEFIASTDFSRSLLKSSVIHTELMDDNTLRVKACCYSLEDTFVSSDSTLKRSSWREFTEEFAGLDNVTRLRLDNMVLARPADKKLVAVFSSGISVTVEIKKALLTVVFAAPNTFKGNTRGLLGVWDDNKLNDLTARNGTVISINSTDREIHHLSQTWQVFENESLFYNDDGNDVTTFSDPNHIPVFPDEAVSRYTGEQRTACNDDPQCLFDTFETNDPEIGQETLVTNAQLIEQSTSLMNFPPVLNGSHVLNATLGQTVRYVFVGSDSDAFNVTVEGIPPPLADYTFARNGDEFVFIWTPTSSGIVSLLFIANDTTGSSSQLQPLIRLCACRLEKNALCIMADGDGGEEQFILELCECGSGWEGRFCSVDIDACLTSNCPEGTNCTDRSAPDTGFDCGSCSAGLELVAGKCEDIDECNNATLNHCHQVCSNQMPFYKCECFHGFRLDDDDANCSDIDECIEGVPCHLVCNNIPGSYWCSCDSGFRLDSDNITCIPQEVCSEKVTVCEHVCSRSASNNVETCSCNKGYQLDMNAFNCSDIKECDEKKDNCEQLCVNTNGSFSCECRDGYRLHSDGHTCRDINECVEDPTTCNIIGQNCANLPGTFNCSCPLGTEVISGACRLADDCASNPCLNDGECRDGLSMFTCLCSSGYTGTVCDKEVNECDSDPCQNNGICTDRFDRYECDCIPGYEGLSCERATNECNSMPCHNGAECRDLHLSYSCQCVLGFTGDLCETKINRCESSPCQHGGTCMDVLAGYTCNCSGGYSGANCEIDINECLINPCLNGGVCSDLVNGFVCTCAGEFSGTLCEREPNVTIPCTSSYLPSDCSNFVECVETAFPCARSYFTKLLLTFCKLQSSTTTTQTWTSAASSCLIKQIQQYLKLNYTSLPSPSECTTFQQFVFRAQESCFNVSLCSTVVNSADANKVSEVFDMYDLLRDKSIEQMLQLIESCAGDTVDALASSLKDRGFYICVEVELSEDVNETDVTLRTRAQLQETITALKGAPSDITSVTSDVCSLLLSSNSRKRRDIDENATVKRIRRNVDNATDSPSIVYPTTVQLAFKSSGENAASLTALCDSSAEAINATLACSVCGNGVLNVVDENCDDGNSMSGDGCSSECTSESGFDCNTNVAPNICYKKNCGDGVRVTGEDCDNENSPGCSNCLKVQGFTCHTPFYEMSICFNCGNGIVEESEECDNGFSIDIDGCNNTCFVDHLWKCTSVIGKWSVCQHTSVDFNAADNMTLNPPEIHFNTGGVTLFIVNDARQLDIDDFGDTDWERIELVLSVPLSASIFYENVDYSRSQAATQERISFSDYVELDNAIREGSTVNIKLGMRQKTIIRLSKPANLTHVLLSLMYSHAASESVYGEYRYVNVTIVDIFGKAAPTVTVTLRYIGNNEHSPVVNIAKLLEGVEEVFVTGGTLTLTDVDNDIFPVKSAFVKILGETETIVYQRLNATVIFPWINVTYDEVKGELHFVGDASEIEYQAMLNSVIYINTFEDIGGLPFDHIVVTFGVSDGANSPGTAVVIIHLINVNNPPVVLISQQLSANISFIEGGDPASLPHDSVRITDSDNSLLSGAIITLLNSQAGDVISVNTNETTIAVNEFTEAGHRYLELNGIAPIEMYEEVVSSLTYSFTLPRSSVLKHMVKVITLIVSDGTNNSDVVGINVAITPVNDGPIIHFSPDAEFPLDSDRNYAVGFAEEDKPVNLIPNATTIFDVDSTYAGGATIQLHGIIDKMEERLIIDKLLADIHNISINVSSFHSSFNITLVGIASFEVYRQIILTLQYEDTKVDEPQEGSRIVVIVLKDEQGVAGLPAFVTVTVTRRNDPPELSLGVGFGEEDVIEFSEIEEGDNGAGIHVVSLPHRVAIRDEEENTQQQFIQKMIIQLRATGCGELDAMEYVYLLQCPDTGFLCQFSDDGKSISMSVDQQVMDVVAIRETFQEVLSSDVFYINLKDEPTLYCVNQTEQNVEFDRYIDVTISDSGSSSLNTTVSIRVLISPINDNAPLLSLAVSDGCEVSLADEDYAALAYGTLVQSIKKRDVPERRNAANRQAPSVLYVKAVNSPSGSLQSGSSLSISFSHHTNTPCVLRPADLRRVLILNPPLLLDTPHMAFWRDPQTLTILFLASNDEPLAIADIFVVFNGQKENCDVDSLCEHGVCLAGGWSCSVTGSYGVHQNAPLHHSDTNTVRNHDTVLVSSTKEVKQSRSNDWYLLVVLTCFIIIVPVVIAIGCR; encoded by the exons ATGTCAACTAACGATACAGCCTGCAGGACAAAGACTCAGTTCGCATGTGATGAATGCTATGATCTTATCGGAAATTCTAGTCTGACCTGTTTGCCAAATGGAGAATGGGATAATCTCATACCTACTTGTCAAT ACAAGAATTGTTCCATACTGAGTGCTCCTGATAATGGCTTGTTGTCAAGTTCATACAGAGGCTGCAATCAGTCCGTACATGTCAGTTGCAAAGAATGCTATAGTCTTCAAGGAAATGAGACTCTGACTTGTCTGACATCTGCTAACTGGAGTCAACCAGTTGGATTGTGTAACA GGATACACTGTCCTTTACTGAATTCTCCAACAAACGGTGATATTTCCAGCCACGAGACAACATGCAATACAACCACTCATTTTACATGCAGTGAATGCTTCAATCTCAGCGGTCCATCATTTCTGACATGTCATTCTTCTGGTGTTTGGAACTTTGAGCCACCCGAGTGTCTTG CTGTTCATTGCCCATTGTTGGATGaaccagtatttggatcaatgTCATCAATACAGACTGTCTGTGGTACAGTGACTCAGGTCATGTGTGGACCATGTTACAGTCTTGTTGGAAATTCAAGTCTGGCCTGTCTATCAAATGGAGAGTGGAATGACACAATTCCCATATGCCAGT ATAAACAGTGTCCTATTCTGGAAGTTCCTGAGAATGGGTTTTTATCTACTACTGACAGAGGTTGCAGCATGTCAGTGGCTGTGGGGTGTGACGAATGTTATGACCTTTATGGGAGTGATACATTGACTTGTCAAGAAACTGGTGACTGGAATCAATCTGTTGGATCATGTCAAG TTGTTCATTGTTCTGTTTTGAACCCACCCACAAATGGTCACATGTCGAGCAACGAGACACAATGTAACACAACTACTTTATTTTCATGCAACGAATGCTACAATCTTAGTGGTGTCTCATCTTTGACATGTCTTCCTTCTGGGCATTGGGACTTTGAAGTGCCCAGCTGCAACC TCATTAGTTGTTCTATTTTGGAAGCACCAGATCATGGATCAGTACACGTCAGTGACAGGAACTGTTATGCAGTGGCTCAATTTGCCTGTGATCAAGGATATGATCTTATTGGAAATCGGAGGCTGACTTGTCTACCCAATGGAGATTGGGATAGCATAGTGCCAACTTGTTACG AGCGAGTATACTTTT ATTTAACCAGTATTTTTTCAACAGTAGCGACCTCATCCTTTTTTACTCCTTTGTCACAAATGCCATCTACGGTTGCTTTCATGTCGCCAACAGAAACCCTGCCTATGCCTACACCTTGTCACT TGATTACTTGTCCACCTTTGCAGTATCCAGCCAATGGCAGTATCTCGACCGGAAACAATACATGTAATGCAACAGTGAAGTTTACTTGTGATAATTGCTATGTCCTAGTTGGCCGAATAAACCTCACATgtcagataaatagacagtgGGATGGAAATCCACCATTATGTACAG CGGTTTACTGCTCGCCACTGATGACACCATACCATGGCAAGAAGAGTTCGAACAGCACTAACTGTCAAACAGTTGTTGAGTTTAGTTGTGATGATGGCTTTGTCCTTTCGGGACGATCACATCTTATCTGCCAATCTAATGGGAAGTGGGACAATTTGAATCCTGTGTGTGAAG ATATGAATGAGTGTTTATCATTTCCCTGCCAGAATAACGGCAGCTGCCTTAACACGTTTGGTAGCTTTAGATGCATCTGTACAGCATACTTCATGGGAACGTACTGTCACATGT CTACCGACAACATGTACTCATTTGGTACATCTCAGAATGATTTTTCTCTACCAGCATTAGATGATTATTCTCATGGTCCAATTGCTATTGGAGTCGGTTGTTTTCCTTTTGGCCGACAAAGTCACCAGTCAGTCTAT ATTTCAACAAATGCTGTTATCTCATTTGATCGGCCTTTTTTGAGTCCCTACCCACGTGTATTTCCAGGTTTCACATATACATCAATTGTGGCACCTTTCTGGTCTGATGTTGATATTCGTCGAGATGGAATGATATTCTATAATGTTTATGAGGCATCGTTTTCTACTTATATTGAAAGAGCTACCAAAGATGTACGTGACTTCACTGGAGACAATTTCTTTACAGCACAATGGGTGTTGGTTGCCACTTGGTATCAAGTGCCAAATTATCCTGACGGCTCTGGCACATATTCAGATTCACTTTCAGATAGG CGCAACACATACCAAGTCGTACTTGCCACGGATGGTAAGCAGACGTTTTCCTTGTTTAACTATCCTAGCGATGGTCTGCAGTGGTCAGGTCGTGGCACCGCAGCTGTAGTTGGCTACACGTCGTATGATGCTAGTGTATTTTACAGTCAGTACTTGTCTGGATTTGATGAAGTTATCAACCTTGTGTCTCATCGTTCAGATAGTGGACAAGTGGGACAGCTGCTTTATCAAGTCAGTGAAGATACAAACATTTGTGCTAGCAATTCTGTTTGCCTCAATTGGTACTTTGATGATATCGATCGTGAAGGAGTGTCTCCAATTTGGTATTTTTCTCTTCCACCGTGTCCTTGTTCGTTAGTTCAGGCTGCAAGCGATTGGACGTACCAATGGTATCGGTCAACTTCGACATCTGTTTGTTACGTGTCATCATTCCCATCACTATTTTATGATTCTCAAGTTCAGTGCTGTTACAGCTTACCAGAATTTGGATTTTTTGATGGGTTTCTTCTAAACAATCTCCCACAAGGTGGTACTGCCAATCGCTATCATGCATCACGTTTCCCACTATTTCATAGCAACTTTGATATTCAACCTTACGAAGATTGCTGTATCAAGACTGACCTTTGCAATTTGTATTATCTGCGTCGTCCCTCTCAGTCATGTTTTGGTTACTTTCCACCATTTTGGG cttGGACCTGGGGAGACCCACATATTAGTACATTGGATGGGAAACAGTACACATTCAATGGCGTTGGTGAATACATTCTAATGAAGACTGTAAATGAAACATTTGTGTTGGAAGGTCGAACACGTCTGGTAGAGAACTCGAGTGCTACTGTGTTCTCTGCATTTGCTGCAGCTGAGTTTATAGCAAGTACTGATTTTAGTCGGTCGCTGTTAAAGTCAAGTGTCATTCATACCGAGCTGATGGACGATAATACTCTTCGTGTGAAGGCTTGTTGCTACAGTTTAGAAGACACTTTTGTTTCCAGTGACTCTACATTGAAGAGAAGTTCTTGGCGTGAATTTACTGAGGAGTTTGCTGGTCTTGATAATGTCACTCGATTAAGATTAGATAACATGGTATTGGCTCGTCCAGCTGATAAGAAATTAGTGGCTGTTTTTTCTTCTGGAATATCAGTGACTGTGGAGATAAAGAAAGCGTTACTGACTGTTGTCTTTGCAGCTCCCAACACTTTTAAGGGAAATACAAGAGGTTTACTGGGTGTGTGGGACGATAACAAGTTAAATGACTTGACAGCACGAAATGGCACAGTCATATCCATCAATTCAACTGATCGTGAAATCCACCATCTCTCACAGACAt GGCAAGTATTTGAAAACGAATCTTTATTCTACAATGACGATGGGAATGATGTGACTACCTTCTCTGATCCTAATCACATTCCAGTTTTTCCAGATGAAGCTGTCAGCCGCTACACAGGTGAACAAAGAACTGCATGCAATGACGATCCTCAATGTCTATTCGACACATTTGAAACAAATGATCCAGAAATAGGACAAGAAACTCTTGTTACTAATGCACAGCTAATTGAACAGTCTACTTCTCTGA TGAACTTTCCTCCCGTTCTAAATGGTAGTCATGTCTTAAATGCTACTCTTGGTCAGACTGTGAGGTATGTATTCGTTGGATCAGACAGCGATGCTTTCAATGTGACAGTAGAAGGTATTCCTCCTCCATTGGCTGATTATACTTTTGCAAGAAATGGAGATGAGTTCGTGTTTATTTGGACACCCACATCATCTGGTATTGTGAGTCTTCTGTTTATTGCTAATGATACGACTGGTTCGAGCAGTCAGCTTCAGCCACTCATtcgtctgtgtgcatgtcgGTTGGAAAAAAATGCATTATGTATAATGGCAGATGGAGATGGAGGAGAGGAGCAGTTTATTCTTGAACTGTGCGAATGCGGTAGTGGTTGGGAAGGAAGATTTTGTAGTGTGGATATTGATGCTTGTTTAACATCAAACTGTCCAGAAGGTACTAACTGTACTGATCGATCTGCACCAGACACTGGTTTTGATTGTGGATCGTGTTCTGCTGGACTTGAGCTGGTGGCAGGCAAATGTGAAG ATATTGATGAATGCAACAATGCAACACTGAACCACTGTCATCAAGTGTGTAGTAATCAAATGCCATTTTATAAGTGTGAATGCTTTCACGGATTTAGGCTGGATGATGACGATGCCAACTGTTCAG ACATAGATGAATGTATAGAGGGTGTCCCTTGTCACCTAGTGTGTAACAACATACCAGGGTCTTACTGGTGCAGCTGTGACAGTGGATTTCGGCTGGATAGTGATAACATTACTTGCATAC CACAAGAAGTTTGTAGTGAGAAAGTTACAGTATGTGAGCATGTTTGTTCACGAAGTGCTAGTAACAACGTTGAGACATGCAGTTGCAATAAAGGTTACCAGCTTGACATGAATGCTTTCAACTGCTctg ATATCAAAGAGTGCGATGAAAAGAAAGACAATTGTGAACAGCTGTGTGTGAACACGAATGGGTCATTTAGCTGTGAATGTCGTGATGGATATAGATTGCATTCTGATGGTCACACATGTAGAG ACATTAACGAGTGTGTAGAGGATCCCACTACATGTAACATTATCGGACAAAATTGTGCTAACTTACCTGGCACTTTTAACTGCTCCTGTCCTTTGGGCACAGAGGTTATCAGTGGTGCCTGCAGAT TGGCTGATGACTGTGCATCCAACCCATGTCTAAATGATGGAGAGTGTCGTGATGGTTTAAgtatgtttacatgtttgtgttcatCAGGCTACACGGGGACTGTTTGTGATAAAG AGGTGAACGAGTGTGACTCAGATCCTTGCCAGAATAATGGTATTTGTACGGACAGATTTGACAGGTATGAATGTGACTGTATCCCTGGTTATGAAGGACTGTCTTGTGAAAGAG CAACAAATGAATGTAACTCGATGCCATGCCACAATGGGGCAGAGTGTCGTGACCTTCATCTGAGTTATAGTTGTCAATGCGTATTAGGATTTACTGGAGATTTATGTGAAACAA AGATTAACAGATGTGAGTCGAGTCCATGCCAACACGGTGGTACTTGTATGGATGTGCTGGCTGGGTATACATGCAACTGTAGTGGAGGTTACAGTGGAGCAAACTGCGAGATAG atatcaatgagtgtTTGATCAATCCATGTCTGAATGGCGGTGTTTGTTCAGATCTTGTCAATGGGTTTGTTTGCACTTGTGCTGGTGAATTCAGTGGAACTTTATGTGAGAGAG AACCGAATGTAACTATTCCTTGTACCAGTAGTTACCTGCCATCAGACTGTAGTAATTTTGTTGAGTGTGTCGAGACTGCCTTTCCTTGCGCTCGATCATACTTCACAAAACTTCTCCTGACATTTTGTAAGCTACAGAGTAGCACTACGACTACCCAAACTTGGACTTCTGCTGCAAGTTCTTGCTTGATTAAACAAATTCAGCAATATTTGAAACTAAATTATACCAGCTTACCATCACCATCAGAATGCACTACGTTTCAGCAATTTGTTTTTCGTGCTCAAGAATCATGTTTCAATGTGTCTCTGTGCAGCACTGTTGTTAACTCTGCTGATGCTAACAAAGTTTCAGAAGTCTTTGACATGTATGACCTTCTGCGTGACAAAAGCATTGAGCAGATGCTGCAACTCATTGAGTCTTGTGCTGGAGACACTGTTGATGCACTGGCTAGTAGTTTGAAAGATAGAGGGTTCTATATCTGTGTAGAAGTTGAGTTGTCAGAAGATGTCAATGAAACAGATGTTACACTACGCACGCGTGCTCAGCTTCAAGAAACCATCACTGCACTTAAAGGGGCTCCTAGTGACATTACCAGTGTTACTAGTGATGTGTGTTCTTTATTGTTATCTTCAAACAGTCGAAAACGTCGTGACATTGATGAGAATGCAACAGTAAAGCGAATTAGACGCAATGTAGACAATGCGACGGACTCACCATCCATTGTATATCCTACAACCGTTCAATTAGCATTTAAGAGCAGTGGAGAAAATGCTGCAAGTTTGACTGCTTTATGTGACAGTTCAGCTGAAGCTATCAATGCAACACTAGCATGCTCTGTGTGCGGTAATGGTGTGTTAAATGTGGTTGATGAAAATTGTGATGATGGAAACAGTATGTCTGGTGATGGCTGTTCTAGTGAGTGTACGAGTGAGTCAGGTTTTGACTGCAACACAAATGTGGCACCCAATATTTGTTACAAGAAGAATTGTGGTGATGGTGTTCGTGTGACTGGAGAAGATTGCGACAATGAAAACAGTCCTGGTTGTTCAAACTGCTTGAAAGTTCAAGGCTTTACATGCCATACTCCTTTCTATGAAATGAGTATATGTTTCAATTGTGGTAATGGAATAGTGGAAGAGTCAGAGGAGTGTGACAATGGCTTCAGTATTGACATTGATGGTTGTAACAACACTTGCTTTGTCGATCACTTGTGGAAATGTACTTCTGTGATTGGAAAATGGAGTGTTTGTCAACATACTTCTGTTGACTTTAATGCTGCAGATAACATGACATTGAATCCTCCTGAAATTCATTTTAACACTGGAGGTGTAACGTTGTTTATAGTAAATGATGCTAGGCAGTTGGATATCGATGACTTCGGTGACACG GACTGGGAAAGAATTGaacttgttttgtctgttcCTTTATCTGCCAGCATCTTCTATGAGAAC GTGGACTACTCTCGCAGTCAGGCAGCAACTCAAGAAAGAATATCTTTTTCCGATTATGTGGAGTTGGATAATGCTATTAGAGAGGGCAGCACTGTTAACATCAAGTTGGGAAT GAGGCAGAAAACGATTATACGACTGTCGAAGCCCGCTAATCTAACGCACGTATTGCTATCTTTGATGTATAGTCATGCAGCATCTGAATCAGTATATGGAGAGTACAG ATATGTGAATGTAACAATTGTGGATATTTTTGGCAAAGCAGCCCCTACTGTAACTGTAACTCTCAGATACATTGGCAACAATGAACACTCTCCGGTTGTCAATATTGCAA AATTACTAGAGGGTGTGGAAGAAGTATTTGTGACTGGTGGAACTTTAACATTGACTGATGTGGACAATGATAT CTTTCCAGTAAAGTCAGCATTTGTAAAGATTTTGGGAGAGACCGAGACTATCGTGTATCAAAGATTGAATGCGACTGTAATCTTTCCATGGATTAACGTAAcg TATGATGAAGTGAAAGGAGAGCTGCATTTTGTGGGTGATGCTTCTGAAATAGAATATCAGGCTATGTTGAACTCTGTCATCTATATCAATAC gtTTGAGGATATTGGAGGATTGCCGTTTGACCACATTGTTGTGACGTTTGGTGTTTCTGATGGAGCAAACTCACCAGGCACAGCAGTCgtgat AATTCACTTGATTAATGTGAACAATCCTCCTGTTGTATTAATCAGTCAGCAGTTGTCTGCAAATATTTCATTTATCGAAGGGGGTGACCCAGCATCTTTGCCCCACGACTCTGTACGTATCACTGACAGTGACAACAGCCTTCTTTCTGG AGCCATCATTACACTTTTGAACAGCCAGGCAGGTGATGTGATATCGGTTAATACAAATGAGACTACTATTGCTGTCAATGAGTTTACCGAAGCTGGTCATCGTTATTTG GAACTGAATGGTATTGCTCCTATTGAGATGTATGAGGAAGTAGTGTCATCTCTCACTTACTCTTTCACGTTACCAAGATCCAGTGTGTTGAAACACATGGTGAA AGTCATTACATTGATCGTGTCTGATGGAACCAACAATAGTGATGTAGTGGGAATCAAT GTGGCTATCACACCAGTGAATGATGGTCCTATCATACACTTCAGTCCTGATGCCGAGTTTCCGTTGGATTCAGATCGAAATTATGCTGTTGGTTTTGCTGAGGAGGACAAACCTGTCAATTTGATTCCAAACGCAACAACAATTTTTGATGTTGATAGCACTTATGCTGGAGGGGCTACCATACAACTGCATGGCATTATTGACAAAATGGAGGAGAGATTGATAATCGATAAGCTGTTAGCTGACATTCACAATATTAGCATCAATGTGTCATCATTTCATTCGTCATTTAACATAACGCTTGTTGGGATTGCCAGCTTTGAAGTTTACAGACAA ATCATTTTGACGCTGCAGTATGAAGACACCAAAGTTGATGAGCCACAAGAAGGTTCAAGaattgttgtgattgtgttgAAAGATGAACAGGGTGTAGCAGGATTACCTGCTTTTGTTACTGTTACGGTGACAAGACGCAATGATCCTCCAGAGTTGAGTCTTGGTGTTGGCTTTGGCGAAGAAGATGTTATAGAGTTCAGTGAGATAGAGGAAGGAGATAATGGAGCTGGTATTCACGTCGTGAGTTTGCCACATCGTGTTGCCATTAGAGATGAGGAGGAAAACACACAGCAACAGTTTATTCAAAAGATGATTATTCAACTCAG AGCCACGGGATGTGGAGAGCTTGATGCAATGGAATATGTGTATTTATTGCAGTGTCCAGACACAGGGTTTTTG TGTCAATTTTCTGATGATGGCAAAAGCATCAGTATGTCTGTTGATCAACAGGTGATG GATGTAGTCGCTATCCGAGAGACGTTTCAAGAAGTGTTGAGTTCTGACGTTTTCTACATCAATCTTAAGGATGAGCCAACTTTATATTGTGTGAATCAGACAGAACAGAACGTAGAGTTTGATCGATAT ATTGATGTGACAATCAGTGACAGTGGGTCTTCTTCTCTCAACACCACTGTCAGTATCCGTGTATTGATATCACCCATTAACGACAATGCACCACTTTTGTCTCTTGCTGTATCTGATGGCTGTGAGGTGTCTCTTGCAGATGAAGATTATGCTGCCTTAGCGTATGGTACACTAGTACAGTCGATTAAGAAACGTGACGTACCCGAGAGAAGAAATGCTGCTAACCGACAG GCTCCAAGTGTGCTGTATGTTAAGGCCGTTAACAGTCCCTCGGGCAGCTTACAATCTGGATCATCATTGTCTATTTCATTCTCTCACCATACCAACACGCCTTGCGTATTGAGACCTGCCGATCTCCGTCGAGTTCTCATTTTGAATCCACCTCTTCTTTTGGATACACCACACATGGCGTTTTGGCGAGATCCTCAGACACTGACTATTCTCTTTCTTGCAAGCAATGATGAACCATTGGCCATTGCtgacatttttgttgtattcAATGGTCAGAAAG AAAACTGTGATGTAGACAGCTTGTGTGAACATGGTGTATGCCTTGCTGGTGGCTGGTCATGTAGCGTCACTGGTTCCTATGGAGTGCACCAAAATGCACCATTGCATCACTCTGATACCAACACAGTCAGGAACCACGACACAGTGCTCGTGTCATCCACTAAGGAAGTAAAACAGTCTCGGTCAAATGATTGGTATCTGCTTGTTGTCTTAACGTGCTTTATCATAATTGTTCCTGTCGTTATTGCTATTGGATGTCGTTAG